Proteins from one Podospora pseudoanserina strain CBS 124.78 chromosome 1, whole genome shotgun sequence genomic window:
- a CDS encoding hypothetical protein (EggNog:ENOG503NZ3G; COG:S) has product MTMTSPFSHDGGRRARLQQIAAAWGIHPTIPPVTVQQRPPQRRTPQDDFQAEELLKRQRLSASADGNKSSQNASIKRAFSSNKKPSGTWDPNEIFEALDALVTNRGAPGVADALIAKLVNAGGNVNVSTIKNKTNLLTRRKSLENLERSRVLQRAVQNRHTDMVAVLVQYADPLTLDAALPLAIRSGDLEMLAMLLHQGANSTQTQDAQDAFRQLCIMGGHADLVGLILQSEGRPSSQWISMSMVDATRKGCFHTVMRLSRSTADGDYHKAEALKTAISQCRVDIALAILTGTKPPTQGGQGVLESFAQLVEHPSLGPNDRLPFTEALLCAGASGEPIAMALAQASVNEYYDMVDLLVSYGASIEHQEAAIVRHALSTGRTSLAQLLLSERSTLSPAYASECLDSIPKTIAPEDRHAMLSLLLRKGASGPPLHEVLIDVVKANDLQSAQLLLTPQFPGGQPASSHNLGNWKHGVVAVRHAVASVDHRNGLALSIAVQMGQLQMVKQLLAGRPSTQTLDHIFPLVRALQPTIRYQIAEQFLTAGLSSPCVSVALQEAIEEQPPRRDENFISMLLRFNADVNFNDGAGVLSAIAIRDLPLLERLLTNKPAPQTMAAAVMKAMEEPDRETRYRMLSLLVPSAGRGETSQALVHALAVKPVDMQLARLLLEQGRADANFDHGASVTSAINDPEPSLLELVLQYGGPSPDTLFQGLAMLSEMPTNQVKAAKVDSILRRTRDKNILNAILVKEVQTLLKITPEKRQLGVISSLLAAGADVNSNKAAALSCAVKAADSAIVDLLFTVNPNATSLAAALPQSLNILDPMDRLTFTQKLIESGAPGAEANRALVYAINAHPNDLPLISLLATHADSSGGDALLTAIKKENPEIVQLVLDKSSTVYSQQVLQDGLVDALLVTNKTKRVAICKALLVKGVKGQIVSDALLSAASDGDIELGRVLSDYGASADHRDGQAIVEACGAGAKDVMEMLLRGQGGQVGEQTLIKGFLAASQVVDLKRREDVFRILLQKGVKGEVVDAQLVSAAKFGDDGEGLVRLLLQHGASVDYNAGEAIWSVTRGANMGCLKLMLGIDSGREQEKKPNKVTLLRSLKASRKLSRDSRLQVVDWLFQAGMPPCEEVNIALNRVVKEDPDLRLVGLLLKNGASPLSNGCETLTDAAQMLLVDVLQLLLAGDIPQKDVSWTFKQAFTPQASVTWFTEKGFLVAKMLLAKGAEGESLTLALMTAIDAYDAEKDELARRFASLLLQHKVDVSYEDGIVLRKAAQRADADLIRQVLQQNPDSRAVSIAFGYIFDHADLSEEDTLRLITLFTEYHDGEERLDVMFPPAVGTEPVLFRALNKFPRSAKIMETLLDAGYYHDQLTTMRVMEDIDEEEQVNLLFWAISQPQKRVSNSVIELLVIRGAKVNFETKISKTTPLMLAIRARRQDVVKCLILAGAEVDVMDVTGNTPMTMATEMGGELGTSIMSNILAADPNASQNDGSVHNAARELNLQALKVLVDFGHDVDFPSTLHGGRSALGELCLNAASGGSLTASQEKQMQKCMSYLIREAGSDLTIQCEGKTVLLLALESLDPIATTSALLKTGVWKYINEPYNQFTDGTYTYSPSQYVQRVLPNIKTKAQLLELLKANRCKDVFYGNDPAQPQPEGAMNLPPELLRAERERRALETRIQKEKQEHNAALTRQKEIADFQNQLFKTRAEIEDSRTRRMRQDELDFHQTRQRQADQAFAKELQRRKAEREANVEAEQRLTEAGLTRARLIKEAELEMEERKQEKMIDYANQMSSVRVREREAIDRVDAASEARMTKRLQEHRRLVEGQNQLAGRLQNGVDGQGRRLGVYHWGT; this is encoded by the exons ATGACGATGACTTCACCCTTTAGCCACGACGGTGGTCGTCGGGCACGGCTCCAGCAGATCGCCGCCGCTTGGGGTATCCACCCAACCATTCCACCGGTAACAGTTCAACAGCGACCTCCACAACGACGAACACCACAAGATGATTTTCAAGCAGAAGAGTTATTGAAGCGGCAAAGACTGAGCGCCTCTGCGGACGGCAACAAAAGTTCTCAAAATGCAAGCATCAAACGCGCTTTCAGCTCAAACAAAAAGCCCTCAGGAACCTGGGATCCCAACGAAATATTCGAGGCTCTGGACGCTCTGGTCACCAATCGAGGAGCACCAGGCGTTGCGGATGCCTTGATTGCCAAGCTGGTGAACGCGGGAGGAAATGTCAATGTGTCAACCATCAAAAACAAGACCAACCTGCTCACTCGGAGAAAAAGCTTGGAGAACTTGGAAAGAAGCAGAGTGCTGCAAAGGGCGGTTCAAAACCGGCACACCGACATGGTTGCTGTTTTGGTCCAGTATGCCGATCCCCTCACCCTGGATGCGGCGCTTCCTCTTGCGATACGATCGGGGGATCTAGAAATGCTGGCCATGTTGCTTCACCAAGGGGCCAACTCCACGCAAACCCAGGATGCCCAGGACGCCTTCAGGCAGCTCTGCATCATGGGTGGCCATGCGGATCTAGTCGGCTTGATCTTGCAATCGGAAGGAaggccatcatcacaatGGATATCCATGTCCATGGTTGACGCTACACGTAAAGGCTGCTTTCATACAGTTATGAGGCTCAGCCGGTCGACAGCTGATGGGGACTACCACAAAGCCGAAGCGCTCAAGACGGCCATCTCCCAGTGCAGGGTCGATATCGCCCTTGCCATCCTTACCGGTACAAAACCACCTACACAGGGTGGCCAGGGTGTTCTGGAAAGCTTTGCACAGTTGGTGGAACACCCCTCACTTGGTCCCAATGACAGACTTCCCTTCACCGAGGCCCTCCTCTGTGCTGGTGCTTCAGGGGAACCGATTGCGATGGCACTCGCTCAAGCTTCTGTCAACGAGTATTATGATATGGTCGATTTACTCGTGTCTTATGGAGCTTCAATTGAGCACCAAGAGGCTGCCATTGTGCGGCACGCCTTGTCCACCGGACGAACTAGCTTGGCCCAGTTATTACTGAGCGAAAGGTCTACACTTAGCCCAGCATATGCCTCGGAATGCCTCGATAGCATACCGAAAACTATTGCACCCGAGGATCGGCATGCTATGCTCAGTCTCCTGCTTCGAAAAGGGGCAAGCGGGCCCCCTCTACACGAAGTGCTTATCGATGTCGTAAAGGCCAACGACCTTCAATCTGCCCAACTGTTACTTACCCCACAGTTTCCCGGTGGGCAGCCAGCCTCTAGTCACAACTTAGGAAACTGGAAGCATGGTGTGGTAGCTGTTAGACACGCGGTTGCGTCAGTTGATCATAGGAATGGTCTGGCCTTGAGCATCGCGGTCCAGATGGGTCAGTTGCAAATGGTGAAACAGCTGCTGGCCGGTAGGCCAAGTACACAAACTCTGGACCATATCTTTCCTCTCGTTCGAGCCCTTCAGCCGACGATTCGATATCAGATCGCTGAACAGTTTCTAACCGCGGGCCTGTCGAGCCCCTGTGTTTCGGTCGCTCTGCAAGAGGCGATCGAAGAACAGCCCCCACGCCGAGACGAAAACTTTATAAGCATGCTTCTCAGATTCAACGCCGACGTCAATTTCAACGATGGTGCTGGCGTCTTGTCGGCTATAGCTATTCGGGATCTCCCTCTTCTAGAAAGGTTGCTCACAAATAAGCCAGCACCTCAAACAATGGCTGCTGCCGTCATGAAGGCTATGGAAGAGCCGGATAGGGAGACACGATACCGCATGCTTAGCCTGCTTGTTCCGAGCGCTGGTCGTGGTGAGACATCGCAAGCACTGGTACATGCTCTGGCCGTCAAGCCCGTGGATATGCAACTTGCCAGGCTTCTCCTGGAACAAGGACGGGCAGATGCCAACTTCGACCATGGAGCATCTGTTACTTCAG CCATTAATGATCCCGAACCATCATTGCTGGAACTGGTCCTACAATACGGTGGCCCCAGTCCAGACACACTCTTTCAAGGGCTGGCCATGTTGTCAGAGATGCCGACAAACCAAGTAAAAGCGGCCAAGGTTGACTCCATTCTTCGCCGAACACGGGATAAGAACATCCTGAACGCCATACTTGTCAAAGAGGTCCAGACGCTTCTCAAGATAACACCAGAAAAGCGCCAACTTGGCGTCATCTCTTCACTTCTCGCAGCCGGAGCGGATGTAAACTCCAATAAAGCGGCCGCTCTGTCGTGCGCTGTGAAGGCGGCCGACTCTGCCATAGTCGACCTGTTATTCACCGTCAACCCCAATGCTACATCACTTGCCGCGGCCCTCCCACAATCGCTCAATATTCTTGACCCCATGGATAGACTAACGTTCACCCAGAAACTGATAGAATCAGGAGCGCCAGGAGCCGAGGCCAACCGGGCATTGGTTTATGCAATCAATGCCCACCCGAACGACCTACCTCTTATTTCACTCCTTGCTACCCATGCGGATTCCTCTGGGGGCGACGCTCTCCTCACCGCCATCAAAAAGGAAAACCCTGAGATTGTACAGCTGGTGCTGGACAAGTCGTCCACGGTTTACTCGCAACAAGTACTGCaggatgggttggtggatgCGCTCTTGGTTACAAACAAGACCAAAAGAGTGGCCATATGCAAGGCGCTGCTCGTTAAGGGGGTAAAGGGGCAGATTGTTTCTGATGCACTGCTGTCTGCTGCCTCAGACGGCGATATTGAGCTTGGAAGGGTTCTTTCCGACTACGGAGCAAGCGCTGATCACCGCGATGGACAAGCCATTGTGGAGGCTTGTGGAGCAGGAGCTAAGGATGTGATGGAAATGCTTTTAAGAGGCCAAGGTGGCCAGGTCGGGGAGCAAACCCTTATTAAGGGGTTCCTGGCAGCGAGTCAGGTTGTTGATCTGAAGCGCCGGGAGGATGTGTTCCGCATCTTACTCCAAAAGGGGGTCAaaggtgaggttgtggacGCACAGCTTGTTTCGGCGGCCAAGTTTGGAGATGACGGCGAAGGGCTTGTGAGACTGCTGCTTCAGCATGGGGCAAGCGTGGACTACAATGCTGGAGAGGCTATCTGGAGTGTCACGAGAGGGGCAAATATGGGGTGCTTGAAGCTTATGCTTGGCATCGATAGCGGCAGGGAACAGGAAAAGAAGCCAAACAAGGTGACCTTGCTGCGGTCGCTCAAGGCAAGCAGAAAGTTGAGCAGGGACTCGAGGTTACAGGTTGTGGACTGGTTGTTTCAAGCTGGAATGCCGCCATGCGAGGAGGTCAACATCGCTTTGAACAGAGTCGTGAAGGAGGATCCAGATTTGCGGCTGGTTGGGCTGTTGCTCAAGAACGGGGCATCGCCGCTGTCTAATGGCTGCGAGACGCTGACGGATGCAGCTCagatgctgctggtggatGTGTTACAGCTGCTTTTGGCGGGTGACATCCCACAGAAGGATGTGTCATGGACCTTCAAACAAGCGTTCACCCCACAGGCATCGGTGACTTGGTTTACGGAGAAAGGTTTCCTGGTCGCGAAAATGTTACTCGCCAagggggcagagggggagagCCTGACACTGGCGCTGATGACGGCCATCGATGCATATGACGCGGAGAAGGACGAGCTGGCGCGCAGATTCGCTAGTCTGCTACTTCAACACAAGGTTGACGTGTCTTACGAAGATGGCATCGTGCTGCGAAAGGCGGCTCAGCGGGCAGATGCAGACCTTATTCGACAGGTCCTACAACAGAATCCAGATTCAAGAGCCGTTTCCATCGCATTCGGCTACATTTTCGACCATGCGGATCTATCGGAAGAAGACACCCTTCGACTCATCACTCTCTTCACCGAATATCAcgatggagaggagaggcTAGACGTCATGTTTCCACCCGCTGTCGGTACCGAACCAGTGCTATTCCGAGCCTTGAACAAGTTTCCGCGGTCTGCCAAAATCATGGAGACGCTGCTTGATGCGGGCTATTACCACGATCAACTGACCACGATGAGAGTTATGGAGGATattgacgaggaagaacAGGTCAATTTGCTATTCTGGGCTATTTCACAGCCACAGAAGCGGGTCAGCAATTCTGTCATTGAACTGCTGGTTATCCGTGGTGCAAAGGTGAATTTTGAGACCAAAATCTCCAAGACAACACCTCTCATGTTGGCTATCCGAGCCAGAAGGCAGGATGTAGTCAAATGTCTCATTCTCGCCGGTGCCGAGGTCGATGTGATGGATGTGACGGGCAACACGCCGATGACAATGGCAACTGAGATGGGTGGCGAACTGGGCACAAGCATCATGTCCAACATTTTGGCAGCTGATCCAAATGCAAGCCAGAATGATGGCTCTGTTCACAACGCGGCCAGGGAATTGAACCTACAGGCCCTGAAGGTCTTGGTCGATTTTGGCCATGATGTCGACTTTCCCAGCACCCTGCATGGTGGTCGGAGTGCACTGGGAGAGCTATGCCTAAACGCTGCAAGCGGAGGCTCGCTGACAGCAAGTCAGGAAAAACAAATGCAAAAGTGCATGAGTTATCTGATCAGGGAAGCTGGGTCAGATCTTACAATCCAGTGTGAGGGCAAGACCGTCCTACTGCTCGCGCTGGAGAGTCTGGATCCTATCGCCACAACAAGTGCCTTGCTGAAGACAGGGGTCTGGAAGTACATCAACGAGCCATACAACCAGTTCACTGACGGGACATACACATACTCGCCATCGCAATATGTCCAGCGAGTCCTACCCAACATCAAAACCAAGGCTCAACTCTTGGAGCTGCTCAAAGCCAACCGTTGCAAGGACGTCTTTTACGGCAACGACCctgcccaaccccaaccagaGGGCGCAATGAACCTGCCGCCCGAGCTTCTCCGAGCTGAACGTGAGCGTCGCGCCCTCGAGACTCGgatccaaaaagaaaaacaagaacaCAACGCCGCCCTAACCCGCCAAAAAGAAATCGCCGACTTTCAAAACCAGCTCTTCAAGACCCGCGCCGAGATCGAAGACTCCCGCACCCGCCGCATGCGCCAAGACGAGCTCGACTTTCACCAGACACGCCAAAGACAAGCTGATCAGGCCTTTGCGAAAGAGCTTCAGCGACGGAAGGCTGAGCGGGAGGCGAACGTGGAAGCTGAGCAGCGCCTGACCGAGGCTGGCTTGACGAGGGCGAGGCTTATCAAGgaggctgagctggagatggaggagaggaagcaggagaagatgaTTGACTATGCCAATCAGATGAGCTCAGTTAGGGTTCGGGAGAGAGAGGCGATCGACCGGGTTGATGCTGCGTCCGAGGCGAGGATGACGAAGCGGCTTCAGGAGCATAGGAGGTTGGTAGAGGGGCAGAATCAGCTGGCTGGTAGACTGCAgaatggggttgatgggcaggggaggaggttgggggtatATCACTGGGGAACTTGA
- a CDS encoding hypothetical protein (EggNog:ENOG503PE36): MDEDDGQPLQVASPPLPSSLYSTNMVKEFRIGGQLVLAQTSKLLDPRRTVYRLELKQPLFLPLIQFFATCCPRIRTYYPGWFLPPIIILKKRKAGWEDEFDREKQVYEVLKPLQGTVIPYLYGEGVYDGSPALVLSFIRGKTVYELLREGRLPEDKDLEALRNCLEDALRALTGYGVEYTDMKTDNFLLSDDGRATVVDLEQAELNRANVWEGSTNNANVDHLMYQLSEPRRLALRRSTGQGLLPIPGAAKGQLVHYRG, from the exons AtggacgaagatgatggccaGCCTTTGCAGGTTGCCAGCCCTCCTCTC CCTTCCTCCTTGTATAGCACTAACATGGTTAAGGAATTCCGTATCGGTGGCCAGCTTGTCTTAGCTCAGACTTCTAAGTTACTGGATCCGCGTCGTACCGTGTACCGCCTGGAGCTCAAACAGCCACTCTTTCTCCCATTGATCCAGTTTTTTGCCACTTGCTGCCCTCGAATACGGACATACTACCCTGGATGGTTTCTCCCCCCGATAATCATCCTCAAAAAACGAAAGGCGGGCTGGGAAGACGAGTTCGATAGGGAGAAGCAGGTCTACGAGGTCTTGAAACCGCTTCAGGGGACTGTCATCCCATATCTCTACGGCGAGGGAGTATATGATGGGTCTCCGGCCTTAGTTTTATCATTCATTCGTGGAAAGACCGTCTACGAGCTCCTACGCGAGGGTAGATTACCCGAGGACAAGGACCTGGAAGCCCTACGCAACTGCCTTGAAGATGCTCTTCGAGCGCTAACGGGGTATGGAGTCGAGTATACTGACATGAAAACGGACAACTTCCTGCTCTCGGACGATGGGCGAGCGACGGTCGTCGACCTTGAGCAGGCAGAGCTAAATAGAGCAAACGTCTGGGAAGGAAGTACCAACAACGCCAATGTTGATCACCTCATGTATCAATTGAGCGAGCCGCGCAGACTAGCACTTCGTCGATCCACTGGGCAAGGCCTACTGCCCATCCCAGGCGCAGCTAAAGGCCAGCTCGTCCATTATCGCGGCTAG
- a CDS encoding hypothetical protein (EggNog:ENOG503NZDD; COG:A) translates to MRQASENLKVGTNAQQASSQMRKSGAVGQKVHMLGKPEFEKTLMALNVLEDIKIDLIQQTSLPANWLLYVLRLRQAVSHPFLLEKLKKVEIDTPYIVQIGCWCEEKLKNVMGMGYDDIHGTSLDARFDFKPHLLRLEKPQEEDHIGNCGHHFCRECVESHLSDMTEGVQQDLDCRVCKKLITNIKASRKSKPEDQKSTPMKKKAIRGAWRRASDRKGRELGDDVNGIQPVGPSKVESLFLDESVKSGLNKIQAQDDFTAKEEIKVFVASIQCSGQALNLVCANRVFILDLWWNYAIKQQAFGCVHYIGQQKQTRRARIVVRKTIDERMAKLQHTELVTIDAAIKEHNLSKMALTPGEIAGLLGGVVLDEHGKIQNIVPDIDEEDSDEQGNRDVACQAHR, encoded by the exons ATGAGACAGGCCAGTGAGAATTTGAAAGTCGGAACCAATGCACAGCAAGCTTCGAGTCAAATGCGGAAAAGCGGGGCGGTGGGACAAAAGGTGCACATGCTTGGAAAGCCCGAGTTTGAAAAAACCTTGATGGCATTGAACGTTTTAGAGGACATCAAGATCGACCTTATAC AACAAACCTCTCTGCCTGCCAACTGGTTGCTCTATGTGCTACGTCTCCGCCAGGCCGTTTCTCATCCGTTCCTGCTGGAGAAGTTGAAAAAAGTTGAGATTGACACCCCCTATATCGTGCAGATTGGGTGTTGGTGTGaagagaagctgaagaacGTGATGGGCATGGGGTACGATGACATTCATGGAACATCTCTGGATGCCAGATTCGATTTCAAGCCGCATCTACTTCGGCTGGAGAAGCCTCAGGAAGAAGACCACATTGGAAAT TGCGGGCATCATTTCTGTCGTGAATGTGTCGAGAGCCACCTCTCGGACATGACGGAGGGCGTTCAGCAGGATCTTGATTGCCGCGTATGCAAGAAGCTCATTACGAACATCAAGGCGTCTCGCAAATCCAAACCAGAGGACCAAAAGAGCACCCCGATGAAAAAGAAGGCGATTCGCGGTGCATGGCGACGTGCTTCTGATCGCAAAGGTCGGGAattgggtgatgatgtgaatGGGATTCAGCCAGTCGGCCCATCAAAGGTCGAGTCTCTTTTTCTAGACGAAAGTGTAAAATCCGGTCTCAACAAGATTCAAGCACAGGACGACTTCACTgcaaaggaggagatcaaagTATTC GTTGCCTCGATTCAATGCAGCGGCCAAGCATTGAATCTTGTCTGTGCAAACCGAGTATTCATTTTGGATCTTTGGTGGAACTACGCCATCAAGCAACAGGCCTTTGGATGCGTGCATTACATAGGCCAGCAGAAGCAGACCCGGCGAGCCCGTATCGTGGTGAGGAAGACCATTGATGAGCGAATGGCAAAACTACAGCACACCGAACTCGTCACGATTGATGCCGCCATCAAAGAACATAACCTTTCCAAGATGGCGCTTACGCCGGGTGAAATTGCTGGCTTGCTCGGTGGGGTTGTTCTAGATGAACACGGCAAGATTCAGAACATTGTTCCTGATattgacgaggaagacagCGACGAGCAAGGAAATCGCGATGTGGCTTGTCAGGCCCACCGATGA
- a CDS encoding hypothetical protein (EggNog:ENOG503P0ZN; COG:G), translating to MAASHTDAGRSLAQGDSTTTLAPSVPPTAISSAQKLNQLFDSPKEPKQITGSIEKTTATAAAAAVEDRASDGGYGWVCTFCSFMIHANTWGVGSPWGIFLDRYISQGTFARVGRSEYAIIGGLAMAMALIVAPLANRCKIALGTRGTIVLGSVIASIGVHTSSTASKVWHLVLSYGVCYGLGMGIVYIPTLSVVGPWFSIHRSLAIGIATAGSGFGGLGYSLLAGKLIATYGIPWTWRIMSYIMFFCNFFCGLLVRESPVTKSPVNNPVAANSSSFSFHIFTRPQVILILIWGFMVELGYVSLFFSLPSHATSLGLDLNQGSIVQAVLSLGIGIGRPCVGWVSDRQGRINTALLMTLFCGLISLTLWIYARSYPPLLVFAFLAGISSGTFWSTANPIVTEVVGLRQSSATYSAVCLVMALPATFGEAIALQFVDESRTDDAKFLPSQMYVGCTYFVGAVALLMLRAWRVWQLQRNLAVVEDAEVAGVVPEEKRVYGWMMPRMWIKVVKV from the exons ATGGCAGCATCGCACACAGATGCTGGCCGTTCTCTCGCTCAAGGAGACAGCACAACCACGCTCGCTCCATCAGTTCCACCCACCGCCATAAGCTCAGCCCAAAAGCTTAACCAACTGTTTGACAGCCCAAAAGAACCCAAGCAAATCACCGGTAGCATTGAGAAAACAACAGCCACTgccgccgcagccgccgTTGAAGATAGAGCCTCGGACGGTGGATATGGCTGGGTCTGCACCTTCTGCAGCTTCATGATCCACGCCAACACATGGGGAGTAGGATCACCATGGGGAATATTTCTCGATCGCTACATATCCCAAGGTACTTTTGCGCGAGTGGGGAGGTCTGAGTACGCCATCATCGGAGGCCTGGCTATGGCTATGGCCCTCATCGTTGCGCCACTGGCAAATCGCTGCAAAATAGCCCTGGGAACCCGGGGGACGATTGTGCTAGGGTCCGTGATTGCATCCATTGGAGTTCATACTTCATCAACTGCATCCAAGGTTTGGCATTTGGTGCTATCGTATGGAGTTTGTtatgggttggggatggggatagTGTACATTCCT ACCCTCTCCGTTGTCGGCCCCTGGTTTTCCATCCACCGAAGTCTAGCCATTGGCATTGCGACAGCCGGATCAGGCTTTGGCGGGCTGGGTTACAGCCTTCTCGCCGGCAAGCTCATTGCCACGTACGGAATTCCTTGGACCTGGCGCATTATGTCCTACATAATGTTCTTCTGCAACTTCTTCTGTGGCTTGCTTGTCAGAGAGAGCCCGGTAACAAAGTCACCTGTCAACAACCCTGTTGCGGCgaactcctcatccttcagCTTCCACATCTTCACCCGCCCGCAAGTGATTCTCATTCTCATCTGGGGCTTCATGGTGGAACTCGGCTATGTGTCGCTGTTCTTCTCGCTTCCAAGCCacgccacctccctcggtCTCGATCTCAATCAAGGGTCCATTGTCCAAGCCGTGCTGAGCCTCGGTATTGGAATTGGCCGCCCCTGCGTGGGCTGGGTAAGCGACAGGCAAGGCCGGATCAACACGGCACTGTTGATGACGCTCTTTTGCGGTTTAATCTCTCTTACTTTGTGGATCTATGCCCGATCGTACCCCCCGCTGTTGGTATTTGCATTCCTTGCTGGCATCTCATCGGGCACGTTTTGGAGCACTGCCAACCCCATCGTCACAGAAGTGGTGGGATTGAGGCAGTCCTCGGCCACGTATTCAGCGGTGtgcttggtgatggcgcTGCCTGCTACTTTTGGGGAAGCTATCGCTCTGCAGTTCGTGGATGAGAGCAGAACAGATGATGCCAAGTTTTTGCCCTCGCAGATGTATGTTGGATGCACGTACTTTGTCGGGGCggtggcgttgttgatgttgagggcGTGGAGGGTGTGGCAGTTGCAGAGAAACCTGGCGGTCGTGGAAGATGCCGAAGTAGCTGGGGTTGTGCctgaggagaagagggtgtatgggtggatgatgccgaggatgTGGATCAAGGTTGTGAAGGTATGA
- the fur4 gene encoding uracil permease (EggNog:ENOG503NWYI; COG:F; COG:H): MENTTFTTEAPRRRNAFKRFADKIAVEQEPGLTTAQLMLTNHDLKPVEPERRQWGPWNFVGFWIADSFNINTWMISGTMIVGGLSWWQSWICVWLGYAISGFFICLTGRIGAQYHIGFPVVARSSFGIWGSLWPVFNRAVMACIWYGVQSYIGGRCVYIMIRAIWLSWDRNTIPNTFPENSGTTTADYASFFIFWLCSLPAIWFPVHKIRHLFTVKSYVVPVAGIAFLVWAVVRAKGLGDIVRQPARLEGSELAWEFVKGVMSSIANFATLIVNDPDFSRFAGKPKDALWSQLFTIPIGFAVTSFIGIIVSSSSTVIYGGPPIWDPLELLEKFIDDSGSGGRFGVFVIATAFALAQLGTNIAANSVSAGTDLTALLPRWLDIRRGGYIAAAVGLAMCPYTLLTDSNQFTTYLSAYSVFLSSIAGVMISDYYFVRRGYLDVKELYDARPTSPYRFTYGFHWRAYAAYIAGILINVVGFAGAVGTEVPIGATYVYNVNFFGGFGVSAFVYWGLCKLSPIPACSDKWMEVGDEIDDLRVAYDADNASGTGSQEYVPGKGEKDVGRVV, encoded by the exons ATGGAGAACACAACGTTCACTACGGAGGCGCCGCGGAGACGCAATGCCTTCAAGCGCTTCGCGGACAAGATTGCTGTCGAGCAGGAGCCCGGGTTGACAACAGCACAGCTGATG TTGACGAACCACGATCTCAAACCGGTTGAGCCCGAACGACGCCAATGGGGTCCGTGGAACTTTGTCGGTTTCTGGATTGCCGATTCGTTTAACATCAACACCTGGATGATCAGCGGTACTATGATCGTGGGCGGTCTGTCGTGGTGGCAGTCGTGGATTTGTGTCTGGCTTGGTTATGCGATTTCTGGCTTCTTTATTTGCTTGACGGGCCGCATTGGCGCACAGTATCACATTGGGTTTCCGGTCGTGGCCAGATCCTCGTTCGGAATCTGGGGAAGTCTGTGGCCAGTGTTCAACCGGGCTGTCATGG CTTGTATCTGGTATGGTGTCCAGTCGTACattggagggaggtgtgtCTACATCATGATCAGGGCAATCTGGCTATCTTGG GACCGCAATACCATCCCCAATACCTTCCCTGAGAATTCCGGTACCACCACGGCCGATTACGcttctttcttcatcttctggCTCTGCTCGCTTCCGGCCATCTGGTTCCCCGTCCACAAGATTCGCCATCTGTTCACCGTCAAGTCGTATGTCGTCCCTGTTGCGGGCATCGCCTTCTTGGTCTGGGCCGTCGTTCGCGCCAAAGGGCTCGGTGATATCGTGCGCCAGCCAGCGCGCTTGGAAGGCTCCGAACTCGCCTGGGAGTTCGTGAAAGGAGTGATGAGCTCCATTGCCAACTTTGCGACTCTCATTGTCAACGACCCCGATTTCTCCCGCTTTGCCGGCAAGCCCAAAGACGCCCTCTGGTCTCAGCTCTTCACCATCCCTATTGGTTTCGCTGTCACCTCATTCATCGGCATTATcgtctcctcttcctcgacagTCATCTACGGCGGTCCTCCCATCTGGGACcctcttgagctcctcgaaAAGTTCATTGATGACAGCGGTTCTGGTGGGCGTTTCGGCGTCTTTGTAATTGCTACCGCTTTTGCCCTCGCCCAGCTCGGCACCAACATTGCTGCCAACTCCGTCTCGGCCGGTACCGATTTGACTGCCCTTCTGCCTCGTTGGTTGGACATTCGCCGCGGTGGTTACATCGCCGCTGCTGTCGGTCTCGCCATGTGCCCttacaccctcctcaccgactCCAACCAGTTCACCACCTACCTCTCCGCCTACTCGGTGTTCCTGTCCTCCATCGCCGGCGTCATGATTTCCGACTATTACTTTGTCCGCAGGGGCTACCTCGACGTCAAGGAGCTCTACGACGCCcgacccacctccccataCCGCTTCACCTACGGCTTCCACTGGCGCGCCTACGCCGCCTACATCGCGGGCATTCTCATCAACGTCGTTGGTTTTGCCGGAGCTGTTGGCACGGAAGTCCCCATTGGCGCCACTTATGTATACAACGTCAACTTCTTTGGCGGATTCGGAGTCTCAGCGTTTGTGTACTGGGGTCTGTGCAAGCTCAGCCCCATCCCCGCCTGCAGCGACAAGTGGATGGAGGTTGGCGACGAGATTGATGACTTGAGAGTGGCGTATGATGCTGACAATGCCAGCGGGACGGGGAGCCAGGAGTATGTCCCCGGCAAGGGAGAGAAGGATGTGGGCAGGGTTgtttaa